The following proteins are co-located in the Rattus norvegicus strain BN/NHsdMcwi chromosome 19, GRCr8, whole genome shotgun sequence genome:
- the Exoc8 gene encoding exocyst complex component 8 translates to MSDSGASRLRRQLESGGFEARLYVKQLSQQSDGDRDLQEHRQRVQALAEETAQNLKRNVYQNYRQFIETAREISYLESEMYQLSHLLTEQKSSLESIPLALLPAAAAGASTGEDTAGAGPRERGAAQAGFLPGPAGVPREGPGTGEEGKQRTLTTLLEKVEGCRDLLETPGQYLVYNGDLVEYEADHMAQLQRVHGFLMNDCLLVATWLPQRRGMYRYNALYPLDRLAVVNVKDNPPMKDMFKLLMFPESRIFQAENAKIKREWLEVLEETKRALSDKRRREQEEAAALRAPPPVTSKGSNPFEDEAEEELATPEAEEEKVDLSMEWIQELPEDLDVCIAQRDFEGAVDLLDKLNHYLEDKPSPPSVKELRAKVDERVRQLTEVLVFELSPDRSLRGGPKATRRAVSQLIRLGQCTKACELFLRNRAAAVHTAIRQLRIEGATLLYIHKLCHVFFTSLLETAREFETDFAGTDSGCYSAFVVWARSAMGMFVDAFSKQVFDSKESLSTAAECVKVAKEHCQQLGEIGLDLTFIIHALLVKDIQGALLSYKEIIIEATKHRNSEEMWRRMNLMTPEALGKLKEEMRSCGVSNFEQYTGDDCWVNLSYTVVAFTKQTMGFLEEALKLYFPELHMVLLESLVEVILVAVQHVDYSLRCEQDPEKKTFIRQNASFLYDTVLPVVERRFEEGVGKPAKQLQDLRNASRLLRVNPESTTSVV, encoded by the coding sequence ATGTCGGACAGCGGGGCGAGCCGCCTGCGGAGGCAGCTGGAGTCGGGGGGCTTCGAGGCGCGGCTGTACGTGAAGCAACTGTCGCAGCAGTCGGACGGCGACCGCGACCTGCAGGAGCACCGACAGCGGGTGCAGGCGCTGGCGGAGGAGACGGCGCAGAACCTGAAGCGCAACGTCTACCAGAACTACCGGCAGTTCATCGAGACGGCGCGCGAGATCTCCTACCTGGAGAGCGAGATGTACCAGCTGAGCCACCTGCTGACGGAGCAGAAGAGCAGTCTGGAGAGCATCCCGCTGGCACTGCTGCCCGCCGCTGCCGCGGGCGCATCCACGGGTGAGGACACGGCGGGCGCGGGACCGCGGGAGCGCGGGGCGGCCCAGGCGGGCTTTCTTCCGGGGCCGGCCGGAGTCCCTCGCGAGGGCCCCGGGACGGGAGAGGAGGGCAAGCAGCGAACGCTCACCACGCTGCTGGAGAAGGTGGAGGGCTGCAGGGACCTGCTGGAGACACCAGGTCAGTACCTTGTGTACAACGGGGACCTGGTGGAATACGAGGCAGACCATATGGCCCAGCTGCAGCGAGTGCATGGCTTCCTCATGAACGACTGTCTGCTGGTGGCCACTTGGCTACCACAACGGCGAGGCATGTACCGCTACAACGCACTCTACCCACTGGACCGCCTGGCTGTGGTCAACGTCAAAGACAATCCACCTATGAAAGACATGTTCAAGCTGCTCATGTTCCCTGAGAGCCGAATCTTTCAAGCGGAAAATGCCAAGATTAAACGCGAGTGGCTGGAAGTGCTGGAGGAAACCAAGAGGGCGCTCAGCGACAAGAGGAGACGGGAGCAGGAGGAGGCAGCCGCCTTGCGTGCGCCACCACCGGTCACTTCCAAGGGCAGCAACCCGTTTGAGGATGAGGCCGAGGAGGAACTGGCCACCccggaggcagaggaggaaaaggTTGACCTTTCCATGGAGTGGATCCAGGAGTTGCCGGAAGACCTGGATGTTTGTATTGCGCAGAGGGACTTTGAGGGTGCCGTGGACTTGCTGGACAAATTAAATCACTATCTTGAAGATAAGCCCAGCCCACCTTCTGTGAAAGAGCTGAGGGCCAAAGTGGATGAACGAGTGCGACAGCTCACCGAGGTGCTTGTGTTTGAGCTCTCCCCGGATCGCTCTCTGAGAGGTGGCCCTAAGGCTACTCGAAGGGCAGTGTCTCAACTGATCCGTCTCGGCCAGTGCACTAAGGCTTGTGAGCTGTTTCTGAGGAACAGGGCGGCAGCTGTGCATACTGCCATCCGCCAGCTTCGAATTGAGGGCGCCACTCTGCTCTATATTCACAAGCTGTGCCATGTCTTCTTTACCAGCCTCCTAGAGACTGCACGGGAGTTTGAGACAGACTTTGCAGGCACGGACAGTGGCTGCTACTCTGCCTTTGTGGTCTGGGCAAGGTCTGCCATGGGCATGTTCGTGGATGCTTTCAGCAAGCAGGTTTTTGACAGCAAGGAGAGCCTGTCCACTGCTGCCGAGTGTGTGAAGGTAGCCAAGGAGCACTGCCAGCAGCTGGGAGAGATTGGGCTGGATCTCACCTTCATCATCCATGCCCTCCTGGTGAAGGACATCCAGGGGGCCTTGCTCAGTTACAAGGAGATTATCATTGAAGCCACCAAGCACCGAAACTCGGAGGAGATGTGGCGTCGGATGAACCTGATGACTCCTGAGGCCCTGGGCAAGCTCAAGGAGGAGATGAGAAGTTGCGGGGTCAGTAACTTTGAGCAGTATACGGGGGATGACTGCTGGGTGAACCTGAGCTACACTGTGGTAGCCTTCACCAAGCAGACCatgggcttcctggaggaggcacTGAAACTGTACTTCCCAGAGCTACACATGGTGCTCCTGGAGAGTCTGGTGGAAGTCATACTGGTTGCTGTGCAGCATGTGGACTACAGCCTGCGCTGTGAGCAGGACCCAGAGAAGAAGACTTTCATCCGGCAGAACGCATCCTTCCTTTACGACACTGTCCTCCCAGTGGTGGAGAGGAGGTTTGAGGAAGGTGTGGGGAAGCCTGCCAAGCAGCTGCAGGACCTTCGGAATGCATCGAGACTCCTGCGGGTGAATCCTGAGAGCACCACGTCTGTGGTCTGA
- the Sprtn gene encoding DNA-dependent metalloprotease SPRTN produces the protein MDEDLVVALRLQEEWDVQAARRAAAREPLSLVDASWELVDPTPDLQALFLQFNDRFFWGQLEAVEVKWSVRMTLCAGICTYEGRGGMCSIRLSEPLLKLRPRKDLVETLLHEMIHAYLFVTNNDKDREGHGPEFCKHMHRINQLTGANITVYHTFHDEVDEYRRHWWRCNGPCQHKQPYYGYVKRATNRAPSAHDYWWADHQKTCGGTYIKIKEPENYAKKGRGKTKAGKQPTSAVENKDKLCRGEAQPLIPFSGKGYVLGDTSTCPSAGKLNTSHMVNDTKGLSGQDHSASGLKLDSNVEVKCEQNGLPNKKPHLVTPLPTASHQSVLSSYFPRVSVANQKAFRNVNGSPVKSGTIDGTKHSASAGAQRKVPPSRASLRNSSKVTAPASATVTSAAGTSAAISREESGSEDQFLNKRPRLEDRTALNNIKEQTQSGGDLEDSSRPTAISTPRSSGGQRRLVNCPVCQGVVLESQINEHLDRCLEGSKTNLRPRRV, from the exons ATGGACGAGGATCTGGTGGTCGCGCTGCGGCTGCAGGAGGAGTGGGACGTGCAGGCGGCGCGGCGCGCGGCGGCGCGGGAGCCCCTATCGTTGGTGGACGCGTCCTGGGAGCTGGTGGACCCCACCCCGGACCTGCAGGCGCTCTTCCTGCAGTTTAACGATCGCTTCTTCTGGGGTCAGCTGGAGGCCGTGGAGGTGAAGTGGAGTGTGCGCATGACACT GTGTGCTGGCATCTGCACCTATGAAGGGAGAGGAGGCATGTGCTCCATCCGTCTCAGTGAACCCTTGTTAAAACTCAGACCAAGAAAGGACCTTGTAGAG ACTCTCTTGCACGAAATGATCCATGCTTACTTATTTGTCACTAATAATGACAAAGACCGAGAAGGACACGGCCCAGAGTTCTGTAAACACATGCATCGAATCAACCAGCTGACAGGAGCCAACATAACG GTCTACCACACTTTCCACGATGAGGTGGATGAGTATCGCCGGCACTGGTGGCGCTGCAATGGACCCTGCCAGCACAAACAGCCCTACTATGGCTATGTGAAGCGTGCCACCAACAGGGCTCCCTCTGCTCATGACTACTGGTGGGCTGACCACCAGAAAACTTGTGGAGGCACTTACATAAAAATCAAGGAGCCAGAGAACTATGCAAAGAAAGGCAGAGGAAAGACAAAAGCAGGCAAGCAGCCCACATCGGCAGTGGAGAATAAAG ATAAACTGTGCAGAGGAGAGGCCCAGCCGCTCATCCCATTCAGTGGCAAAGGGTATGTTCTTGGAGACACAAGCACTTGCCCTTCAGCTGGGAAGCTGAACACCTCACACATGGTTAATGACACCAAAGGTCTCTCAGGTCAAGACCATTCAGCGAGTGGCCTGAAGCTCGATTCCAACGTTGAGGTGAAATGTGAACAGAACGGTCTTCCAAATAAGAAGCCTCATCTTGTCACCCCTCTTCCCACTGCTAGTCACCAAAGTGTCCTGAGCAGCTACTTCCCCAGAGTCTCTGTTGCCAACCAAAAGGCTTTCAGAAATGTAAATGGATCCCCAGTGAAGAGTGGAACCATCGATGGCACCAAGCACTCTGCCTCAGCAGGCGCTCAGAGAAAGGTTCCACCTTCTAGGGCATCCCTGAGAAATTCCTCCAAAGTCACGGCACCAGCATCAGCAACCGTGACATCTGCAGCTGGGACTTCCGCAGCCATATCCCGAGAGGAGAGTGGGTCTGAAGACCAATTCCTGAACAAGCGACCCAGGTTGGAGGACAGGACTGCTTTGAATAATATCAAGGAGCAAACACAGAGTGGTGGTGACCTTGAGGATAGCTCACGGCCCACAGCCATCAGCACGCCTCGGAGCTCAGGCGGTCAGCGGCGGCTGGTCAACTGTCCAGTGTGTCAGGGCGTAGTTTTGGAGTCGCAGATTAATGAGCACTTGGACCGCTGCCTGGAAGGCAGCAAAACCAACCTCCGACCTCGAAGAGTGTGA
- the Sprtn gene encoding DNA-dependent metalloprotease SPRTN isoform X1 has translation MCSIRLSEPLLKLRPRKDLVETLLHEMIHAYLFVTNNDKDREGHGPEFCKHMHRINQLTGANITVYHTFHDEVDEYRRHWWRCNGPCQHKQPYYGYVKRATNRAPSAHDYWWADHQKTCGGTYIKIKEPENYAKKGRGKTKAGKQPTSAVENKDKLCRGEAQPLIPFSGKGYVLGDTSTCPSAGKLNTSHMVNDTKGLSGQDHSASGLKLDSNVEVKCEQNGLPNKKPHLVTPLPTASHQSVLSSYFPRVSVANQKAFRNVNGSPVKSGTIDGTKHSASAGAQRKVPPSRASLRNSSKVTAPASATVTSAAGTSAAISREESGSEDQFLNKRPRLEDRTALNNIKEQTQSGGDLEDSSRPTAISTPRSSGGQRRLVNCPVCQGVVLESQINEHLDRCLEGSKTNLRPRRV, from the exons ATGTGCTCCATCCGTCTCAGTGAACCCTTGTTAAAACTCAGACCAAGAAAGGACCTTGTAGAG ACTCTCTTGCACGAAATGATCCATGCTTACTTATTTGTCACTAATAATGACAAAGACCGAGAAGGACACGGCCCAGAGTTCTGTAAACACATGCATCGAATCAACCAGCTGACAGGAGCCAACATAACG GTCTACCACACTTTCCACGATGAGGTGGATGAGTATCGCCGGCACTGGTGGCGCTGCAATGGACCCTGCCAGCACAAACAGCCCTACTATGGCTATGTGAAGCGTGCCACCAACAGGGCTCCCTCTGCTCATGACTACTGGTGGGCTGACCACCAGAAAACTTGTGGAGGCACTTACATAAAAATCAAGGAGCCAGAGAACTATGCAAAGAAAGGCAGAGGAAAGACAAAAGCAGGCAAGCAGCCCACATCGGCAGTGGAGAATAAAG ATAAACTGTGCAGAGGAGAGGCCCAGCCGCTCATCCCATTCAGTGGCAAAGGGTATGTTCTTGGAGACACAAGCACTTGCCCTTCAGCTGGGAAGCTGAACACCTCACACATGGTTAATGACACCAAAGGTCTCTCAGGTCAAGACCATTCAGCGAGTGGCCTGAAGCTCGATTCCAACGTTGAGGTGAAATGTGAACAGAACGGTCTTCCAAATAAGAAGCCTCATCTTGTCACCCCTCTTCCCACTGCTAGTCACCAAAGTGTCCTGAGCAGCTACTTCCCCAGAGTCTCTGTTGCCAACCAAAAGGCTTTCAGAAATGTAAATGGATCCCCAGTGAAGAGTGGAACCATCGATGGCACCAAGCACTCTGCCTCAGCAGGCGCTCAGAGAAAGGTTCCACCTTCTAGGGCATCCCTGAGAAATTCCTCCAAAGTCACGGCACCAGCATCAGCAACCGTGACATCTGCAGCTGGGACTTCCGCAGCCATATCCCGAGAGGAGAGTGGGTCTGAAGACCAATTCCTGAACAAGCGACCCAGGTTGGAGGACAGGACTGCTTTGAATAATATCAAGGAGCAAACACAGAGTGGTGGTGACCTTGAGGATAGCTCACGGCCCACAGCCATCAGCACGCCTCGGAGCTCAGGCGGTCAGCGGCGGCTGGTCAACTGTCCAGTGTGTCAGGGCGTAGTTTTGGAGTCGCAGATTAATGAGCACTTGGACCGCTGCCTGGAAGGCAGCAAAACCAACCTCCGACCTCGAAGAGTGTGA
- the Sprtn gene encoding DNA-dependent metalloprotease SPRTN isoform X2 encodes MIHAYLFVTNNDKDREGHGPEFCKHMHRINQLTGANITVYHTFHDEVDEYRRHWWRCNGPCQHKQPYYGYVKRATNRAPSAHDYWWADHQKTCGGTYIKIKEPENYAKKGRGKTKAGKQPTSAVENKDKLCRGEAQPLIPFSGKGYVLGDTSTCPSAGKLNTSHMVNDTKGLSGQDHSASGLKLDSNVEVKCEQNGLPNKKPHLVTPLPTASHQSVLSSYFPRVSVANQKAFRNVNGSPVKSGTIDGTKHSASAGAQRKVPPSRASLRNSSKVTAPASATVTSAAGTSAAISREESGSEDQFLNKRPRLEDRTALNNIKEQTQSGGDLEDSSRPTAISTPRSSGGQRRLVNCPVCQGVVLESQINEHLDRCLEGSKTNLRPRRV; translated from the exons ATGATCCATGCTTACTTATTTGTCACTAATAATGACAAAGACCGAGAAGGACACGGCCCAGAGTTCTGTAAACACATGCATCGAATCAACCAGCTGACAGGAGCCAACATAACG GTCTACCACACTTTCCACGATGAGGTGGATGAGTATCGCCGGCACTGGTGGCGCTGCAATGGACCCTGCCAGCACAAACAGCCCTACTATGGCTATGTGAAGCGTGCCACCAACAGGGCTCCCTCTGCTCATGACTACTGGTGGGCTGACCACCAGAAAACTTGTGGAGGCACTTACATAAAAATCAAGGAGCCAGAGAACTATGCAAAGAAAGGCAGAGGAAAGACAAAAGCAGGCAAGCAGCCCACATCGGCAGTGGAGAATAAAG ATAAACTGTGCAGAGGAGAGGCCCAGCCGCTCATCCCATTCAGTGGCAAAGGGTATGTTCTTGGAGACACAAGCACTTGCCCTTCAGCTGGGAAGCTGAACACCTCACACATGGTTAATGACACCAAAGGTCTCTCAGGTCAAGACCATTCAGCGAGTGGCCTGAAGCTCGATTCCAACGTTGAGGTGAAATGTGAACAGAACGGTCTTCCAAATAAGAAGCCTCATCTTGTCACCCCTCTTCCCACTGCTAGTCACCAAAGTGTCCTGAGCAGCTACTTCCCCAGAGTCTCTGTTGCCAACCAAAAGGCTTTCAGAAATGTAAATGGATCCCCAGTGAAGAGTGGAACCATCGATGGCACCAAGCACTCTGCCTCAGCAGGCGCTCAGAGAAAGGTTCCACCTTCTAGGGCATCCCTGAGAAATTCCTCCAAAGTCACGGCACCAGCATCAGCAACCGTGACATCTGCAGCTGGGACTTCCGCAGCCATATCCCGAGAGGAGAGTGGGTCTGAAGACCAATTCCTGAACAAGCGACCCAGGTTGGAGGACAGGACTGCTTTGAATAATATCAAGGAGCAAACACAGAGTGGTGGTGACCTTGAGGATAGCTCACGGCCCACAGCCATCAGCACGCCTCGGAGCTCAGGCGGTCAGCGGCGGCTGGTCAACTGTCCAGTGTGTCAGGGCGTAGTTTTGGAGTCGCAGATTAATGAGCACTTGGACCGCTGCCTGGAAGGCAGCAAAACCAACCTCCGACCTCGAAGAGTGTGA